From Epinephelus lanceolatus isolate andai-2023 chromosome 2, ASM4190304v1, whole genome shotgun sequence, one genomic window encodes:
- the nudt19 gene encoding acyl-coenzyme A diphosphatase NUDT19 produces MNTNLKHWKEAATLILVAGHRLTAASGSPLGSSYGRSHLQHRTHFDYDVLLLKRSGKSGFMPNAYVFPGGMVDSSDFSSEWLDIFKAFRNSPDFGLRGVTQPVDTRPPVYATDRLKLGSAISGEVAFRICALRETFEESGVLLVVSKQEETRLLKSIEDRGATEEVLHCKVNDLYSSELTRWRALVNQNPSNFIRMCRELEVLPNIWALHEWSNWLTPKRKFTTRFDTAFFICCLQEIPETLQDEKEIEHFQWSTPSEVIQSYRARELWIAPPQYYELSRLCRIPLLKDLHNFSSQRATEGCEQWLPLAVLKDDGYISLLPGDSHYQLDASGEAVVNPDTDCPLEEPQDDSALHRFVSSDLYTLSLQVTITPKYNQLVPVEDKTFLHNSKSQL; encoded by the exons ATGAACACCAATTTGAAGCACTGGAAGGAGGCGGCTACTCTTATTCTGGTCGCGGGCCACCGGCTGACAGCCGCGTCAGGGTCACCGCTGGGCAGCAGCTACGGACGGTCACACCTGCAGCACAGGACCCACTTTGATTACGACGTGTTACTGCTGAAACGAAGCGGTAAAAGTGGTTTCATGCCCAATGCCTATGTGTTTCCCGGCGGCATGGTGGACTCCTCGGACTTTTCTAGTGAGTGGCTGGACATTTTTAAAGCTTTCAGGAACTCTCCAGACTTTGGACTGAGAGGGGTCACCCAGCCGGTGGACACCAGACCTCCAGTGTACGCCACAGACCGACTGAAACTGGGCTCTGCTATCTCAGGAGAGGTTGCCTTCCGGATCTGCGCCTTGAGGGAGACGTTTGAGGAGTCCGGTGTGCTCCTGGTTGTGTCCAAACAGGAGGAGACAAGGTTGTTAAAAAGCATAGAGGACAGGGGTGCCACTGAGGAAGTGCTGCATTGCAAAGTCAACGATCTGTACAGTAGTGAGCTCACCAGGTGGAGGGCTCTGGTGAACCAGAACCCCTCCAACTTCATCAGGATGTGCAGAGAGTTGGAGGTGCTGCCAAACATCTGGGCTTTACATGAGTGGAGCAACTGGCTGACTCCCAAAAGGAAATTCACTACGAGGTTTGATACAGCTTTCTTCATCTGCTGCCTGCAGGagatcccagagacactccagGATGAGAAGGAGATAGAGCACTTTCAG TGGTCCACACCCTCAGAGGTTATCCAGAGCTACCGGGCACGGGAGTTGTGGATCGCCCCTCCGCAGTACTATGAGCTCAGCCGCTTGTGCCGCATCCCTTTGCTGAAGGACCTCCACAACTTCTCCAGCCAGCGTGCCACAGAGGGCTGCGAACAGTGGCTGCCTCTTGCTGTCCTTAAAGATGATGGCTACATATCACTGCTGCCAG GTGACAGTCACTACCAGTTGGATGCGTCAGGAGAGGCCGTGGTGAATCCCGACACAGACTGTCCGCTGGAGGAGCCTCAAGATGATTCTGCACTGCACCGCTTTGTGAGCTCAGATCTATATACTTTAAGTCTACAAGTAACCATCACGCCGAAGTACAATCAACTGGTTCCTGTTGAAGACAAAACCTTCCTGCATAACTCAAAAAGTCAGCTTTGA